One window of the Eucalyptus grandis isolate ANBG69807.140 chromosome 8, ASM1654582v1, whole genome shotgun sequence genome contains the following:
- the LOC104439632 gene encoding rust resistance kinase Lr10 produces the protein MRYFLTDSKELNQGLQGLFENPTGSGISFPIGSDKSNEDPFSVFQKSTDPFNSTLDWVMAASIISGVVGTAAIVIVVYFLIDCLKKAGTVIPSYAGIATNDLEKLPKDSSSSRAISIMEPAISPAHNQEVPVEFGILNPTWFSAEQLAVCTRDDATLLGYGNNGVVFKGELPSGTPVAVKVLKNAHDKKMEEQFMAEVSSIGRTHHKNLVRLYGFCFEPTKKALVYEYMENGSLDEFLSGDKTAMDWCKMHEIAVETAKGIAYLHEECEQRIIHYDIKPGNILLDRNWSPKIADFGLAKLYNREISGIPLTGFRGTLGYAAPEMWKPNPVTSKTYTVTYKCDVYSFGMVLFDIVGRRINHDVTPSESMLGLPQRTWHMLQNGKLLEMVCGLPESEREKAMHMLMVALWCIQNKPEARPAMSTVVKMLEGDVKIPMPGYPFENLDPDKPSQGSVNGSERDSDSSFNARYSQGCCSKPLKKTTELELATG, from the exons ATGAGATACTTCCTTACTGATTCCAAGGAGCTCAATCAAGGTTTGCAAGGCCTGTTCGAGAATCCCACTGGTTCAGGGATCTCCTTCCCAATTGGTTCCGACAAGTCCAATGAAGACCCTTTCAGTGTGTTCCAAAAAAGCACCGATCCATTCAACTCGACGTTGGATTGGGTCATGGCTGCCTCCATTA TTTCCGGTGTGGTGGGGACTGCAGCAATCGTCATCGTCGTGTACTTCCTCATCGATTGCTTGAAGAAAGCGGGAACCGTGATCCCGAGCTATGCTGGGATAGCTACCAATGACTTggaaaaattgccaaaagaTTCTTCGTCTTCGAGGGCAATCTCCATCATGGAACCGGCTATCTCACCAGCGCACAATCAGGAGGTGCCCGTTGAGTTCGGTATCTTGAATCCCACCTGGTTTTCTGCAGAGCAGCTGGCTGTTTGCACCAGAGATGACGCCACACTGCTCGGTTACGGCAATAACGGAGTTGTCTTCAAAGGTGAGTTGCCCAGTGGAACTCCAGTGGCCGTCAAGGTGCTCAAGAACGCCCACGACAAGAAGATGGAGGAGCAGTTTATGGCAGAGGTGAGCTCCATAGGAAGAACTCACCACAAAAACCTTGTCAGGCTCTATGGCTTTTGCTTCGAGCCGACGAAGAAGGCGCTCGTCTACGAGTATATGGAAAATGGGTCCCTCGATGAATTCCTGTCTGGGGACAAGACAGCGATGGATTGGTGCAAGATGCATGAGATTGCTGTGGAGACTGCGAAGGGGATTGCCTACTTGCACGAGGAATGCGAGCAGAGGATCATTCACTACGACATAAAGCCCGGGAACATCCTTCTAGACAGGAACTGGAGCCCAAAGATCGCAGACTTTGGGCTCGCCAAGCTTTACAATAGGGAAATCAGTGGGATCCCTTTGACGGGTTTCCGTGGCACCCTTGGGTACGCCGCCCCCGAGATGTGGAAGCCAAATCCTGTGACGTCGAAGACATATACCGTGACCTACAAGTGCGACGTGTATAGTTTTGGGATGGTCCTGTTCGACATTGTGGGGAGGAGAATAAATCATGACGTTACCCCGAGTGAGTCGATGTTGGGGTTACCACAGCGCACGTGGCACATGTTACAAAATGGCAAATTGTTGGAGATGGTCTGTGGGCTTCCTGAGAGTGAAAGAGAGAAGGCAATGCATATGTTGATGGTGGCTTTGTGGTGCATTCAGAATAAGCCGGAGGCAAGGCCGGCGATGAGCACCGTGGTGAAGATGTTGGAAGGAGATGTGAAAATTCCTATGCCTGGATATCCGTTCGAGAATCTCGATCCAGACAAGCCTTCTCAGGGTTCAGTAAATGGAAGTGAACGGGACTCGGACTCGTCCTTTAATGCCAGGTATTCTCAGGGTTGCTGCTCCAAGCCTTTGAAGAAAACTACAGAACTAGAGCTAGCTACCGGATGA